cagcacagaggagcagcaggcaCCAGGCCTGcagtcctcctcctgcagcagcagccgtGCAAACGCTTCCCTGACTCAGTCAGCTTCAGTAGCAGCAGTCCGACAGCAGTCCCAACAGGCTGAGGCTCCTCTGAGACCAAACGCACCGAGTCTTAGTAATGTAGTGTGCCAACATGTGAGTTATCTtcttccacagtttgggggggGAGCATCAAACGTGCTAAAATAAATACCACAGTGTCAGAGCATCGAGGAGTGTTAGTAGCAAtgatttttgtcctttttgttttgGAAGGCTTTTCGTGGAATTGGAAGAACAGTATTGAGACCATCGCTTCTGCATTTACAAAGCTATCTGCCGGTTCTCTCACTCCGGCTGCTTCCACAGAGAAAGTAGTGCAGACAATTAGAGAAGCAAAGGATTAAAGGAGAGTAACCTCCACCCTTTGAACTGGAAGGCATGCTGTACAACAGTACCTCAGTGAAACTCGAGCTTATAGGACAGGTTCTCTTTTTCAAGTGCAATATTGTTAAGGACTACAGACAGATATCACTCCCCCTCACAGACGAGGCAGCTTCTTCATTCGTACAGTAGTGTCTCTTCTCTTGGGTCCGTGTGCAGGTTTCTGGGACGTGCCTCGGCTGTATCGGGGCAGGAGGAGGATTCCCTCTGCAGGTACGTAGGGAGTCTTTGAGCAACAATCCGTTAAATCCTTAGTAGACAGTGTGCTTATGTTAGTGTAAAGTCCCACTGTGGAGGCTGAGATGCTTTGGAGAACTGTCGGATCAGTTCTTGTTGTATTCCCGTATTCAGTGCAGTCTTCGGGTTCAACTCAGGGACTTTGTTGAGGTCTCGGTCAGTGTCAGTTCCGCACTTCATGATCGATGAGGCTGTCCTCGCCGGACTGGAAGCCCTCATTCATACTGTTCTCCACATTGAGTATTTCCTCGTCCTGCGAGGACCCCTGGCCGTCGTCCTCTCCGCTGCCCGAGCCGCCCTCCTCCAGAGTCGGCTCTTGAAGCACCTGAGCGATGTAACTTTGCTGtggaggagaaaataaaataacatttcaacatctgaacatgtgtttttaaatagtCTAAAAATATTCTAATAATCTTTATaataaagcacttttaaaaacagggtgacaaaatgctaaaataaaaaataaaagagaaaagtgaggaagacaaatacaaaataaataagtaaataaataaaagactaaataaaaaatgtgaaatataaaaaatatctaaaaataagaaaataggaaaaatataaaaataaaatgacatctGATCATTAAGGATTCAGAATCAGTTTCTTAtaacaaagtgttttttaatagtctaaaatattataataatctttataaaaaagcacttaaataaatagaaaagtgaggaagacaaaaaataaataaattaaagactaAATGAAAAATTAGAAGTATAAAAGAGCACCTGAGCGATGTAACTTTGCTGtggaggagaaaataaaataacatttcaacatctgatcatgtgtttttttatagtctaaaaatattataataatctttataataaagcacttttaaaaacagggtgACAAAATGCTAAACTGAAAGACAATACAAGAGAAAAGTGAGGAAGacgaataaaaaaataaagataaaggattaaataaaaaatataaaatatataaaaattaaaaataaaattatagaTTCTGACAGCCTAAAAAGAGAAGAACCTCTTAATTAAAACACGCTCAGGTGACCTCTCCTGTTAAAGCACATAGATCAAAATATGACTGTTGATTTCAGTgagtttcataaccagttaaaaactccttacattaactttattaattaattaaactaAAGGCATGCTGTATTGGCTTTTTGACTTGGTCACCTTTACATAACTCAAAACTCAAATCTAAAAACAGCCACACATTtggctctctgtcttttttaagattaatcgataattgatcgttaacatttccaaagattccTAAGATTGACATCCTTAGTCCAATTTCATATTTGGATCCAAAgatgtgttgtattttataGTCATGAAAAAGTTTGATATGTACTGGATACCACCGTAACAAACACATCCCTTTAAAGTCATGATGTTAGAGTAGCTTTGAAAAACCCTCGTAGTTTTCACACTGAGATCTCAGGTTTGGTCTGTTTTTGTAAATCTGCCCCACACTCTCAGTATCAACAAGCTGGGCGTCCGATCTGGAGACTCATGCCATCATAGAATAAACAGATCTGAATACACACCGCTGCACTGCCCGAGGCAAAATTGCACACTGCTTGCCCGTTCTCGATGCCGTCCACCTGGTTGTCGATCTGTGACAGAAGACATGAGCATGAAGTCAAAGCTGCTGATCTATGATctgaaacacagctgagtttAGGAGACTCATAGAGGAAGAACTTTACCTTGTAGTTGTGAGCACTGAGAtatttaaaatgtccaaaacaGACGTGAGAGAGGCAGATGATGATTGTGAGGATCAAAACTATGAGCGTGAACACGGCCGTCGCACCTTTGAACCCTGGGGAAAGAAAACGGTTGAGTTTTTTGaggtctttaaaatgtgtttggacAGAATCGGCCTCTAGGGGGCGTCCTCGTCTTACCCGAGCGGacagtgaggaagaagaggagccaGAAGAGGCAGAGGATGGGAGCAGCCACCACTTGGTTCACGGCTCCAGAATGGATCTTCTTGTCCAGTTTAGTGGGCAGATAAGCGTAGTACATGTTGTACCGGTCTGCCAAGTGTTTCAGTAGCATGTACATCAGGCCTGCACAGAGACAGCAGACAATACAGTTACTGCAGCTTATCCAATTAGATCGTCTGATAAGCTCTGGAATTAGGAACAGAGGCACCGAGCGCTGcctgtgctctgtgtgtgttcagcctgCAGTCACTCAAGCAGAACTCTATGTTAATAtgaaacacagttataaaaggAGGACTCACCAAAAGGGACGATGATGGGACAGGTGATGCTGTAGGTCATGACCACGGTGAAGACACACATCATCCAGGCGTACGCCGACCCGAACTGGAACTCATAGGCTTGATgctgaaagacacaaaaaggaaGACATCTGGATTTTAATTTCTGGATCACCTGAAGATGATTTAATCCAGAATAAAGTATCAGCAGATCAGTGTtcatttagtcttagtcttgatgcctgttagttttagtcacatgcTAGTCTTTGATTTCTGCcagaacatcttcactctttaaataattcatgtagtggatcagatatcagtatcagggttataccaagtgttcaaatcgtcaacactcctttaacactgttgcttgtgtaatatctgaagtgaaataattcagcctgtctctgtgactgtattttgattctcttgactcacagtaaaatgccatgaaaggactgtatttcacatttacgacggtccctgaatgcacctgcagtgacaggctcactggacagacagtcagttcacggcactctgaaatgcatcttcatctttgatgacgaggagttgatccaaacttactaaatgtgtctgatgtttcaccaaactggattaaatcaagctgtagatggtaaccacggcaacaacgtcaaacatcaaatattaaacagacgtccccccggttgtgtctttgtcactaacgcacaccggggggtaaaaatcctcactgaagatgagacagatgcatggaggtgagaagagctggttcataaagcacacctgctgcaggtagagaccaagctaacactgagcccctcagataagaactcatAATTCTCTAAATGAACACTGCAGCAGAttgtccttttttaaatatgctACTAAGGTCTTTCAGTTCTGGTTTTTAGTGACTTTATTAGTATGGTAATTTGTGCAAGGTTGCATTATTCAGTTTTGGAATAACAGTGCATGTCAGATTTCTTTTAGACATCTttcaatgttaaattaattCAGTATCGGCATCATTTGAAGAAGGTAAATATAAGAAAAGTGAGAGCAGAAAATCCAGTTTCCTACGTGGAGCCTTGGCATTCAGTTTTCAGATAGCTTACTCTTTCATATGTATAAGATTGACATTCAGATGTTCAAAGAAGACATAATCAAACAATCTTCTGTACGAGTCATGCACTCAATCATTTTCAACACAGCACCACTGATCACACTGACCCTCTTCacgttcctcctctctgctgcagagcgAGCCAGCAAGAGGCGGATCATGTACATGAGTAGACCGGGTATCCTCAGCAGATCCATGGCGTTACCGATGAATGCAGAAGCAATGACGTAGTTCACAAAGAAGGCACCATTGTCAGGAAGGAACACACACCTTAGGAGCAACAGAGTCAGTCAGTATTGCAGGATATATGCGTCGTCCTGTTCTGCAGCTAAACGTCGTGCTACTCACTGAAATCTGACGGTTGCAAGCTCCAGGAAGCTTTTATCAAAAAGCCAGCGGAAGAAGAGATCCAAACTGATgcaaggaaggaaaggaatCGATTACTCTTTAATCTGGAAgtcagagatgttttttttagttttaaggtagaaaataagatgctatacctGCTGAGTCCAagagagggcagcagcaggaccATGAAGATCAGGAAAGTGTAGCATTTATGCATTGTGGTCCTGTTCTCTCCAGACCTGCAAGGCCAAAGTAGAGGGGAACATGTTAGAACAGAGACAGACTTCTTTCTGCATCTGAAATAATCAAAGTGTGAATCATACCGGGTCCAGTGGGCTTCAAAGAAGGCAGAGTAGTAGACGATGGTAGGAAGTAAAGCTGAGAAGGACCACAGGAGGAGGGTGGGGAAGAACTGCGTGATGATTGGATTCTGCAGGACAGATAAGAGAGACATGCTGAGTCATGAAACAGAgaggtgtgtttctgtctctcaccAGAGGAACTAAAACTGCTGAGTGCTGCAACTTCAACAGGAAACTGGACAGGTTACACACTCACATTGAGGTACTCCACTGGTTTGGTCACATTGAACTTGTCCATGGTGGAGATGATGATGGCGGGGGTGGTGAGGAAGAAGAGTAGGAGGAAAAGGATGATGTTGATGATCAAGCAGCGGAGCCACCAGGAGACTCCTCCCACTGACAGATGCTCCCTGTGGGATAGAGGTTGTGTTGCGGTTACATGGACACAGCTGGTCTGTAAACTGATACTGCAGCTCCAGAATCAGTTCATCATCTCTTCTCTCTAAAGATCCTAAAGCTTCAAAATCTACAAGTCTGTGTTTGCAGAACTCCCTTTGGGTGTGTGTGGATTAAAAACTCTCAAAAGCGGAACCACCCTTCAAAATGTGAGAAGTTGcgtaatgaataaaatatataaacattggAGTCAGTTTACTGGCTGACTTTGAGTCCTGAATGTGACCTCACCAGTAGACGTTATGTGGATCAGGGGCGTAGCTGACGGTCCAGTTGTGCGTGTGGAGCTTGGCGCTGAACTGAGAGCTCTTTGGCTCCCGGCGGCACTGACAGCCCTGAAACTTGCAAGCGTTGTAGTCTTTCAAGATTCTGAGAAGGACAAATCCAAACCACAAAGGAAGTGATATCAGACTGATGAAGAGCTTCACAATCAGCAAACACTACAGTATGTTAACGTGCTTACATGGCAGTGATGGCCTCATTCTGGAAGGTGACGAAGGCCATCCCCAGGGGCTTCCTGTTCACCTTTTCCCTCTCCTTCCTGTAGTCATCTTTGAGTTGTGCCTCCAGTTTGGTGTAGTATCCCActgcctcttcctgcagagCACACGAAAGAAGCATGTGATGTTTGCTTTCAGTGTATGTGGAACTCTAATGACCCTACTTTGAATTTTATTAtgctgatatggacctatgTGTCTGAATGAAGAGATAGttatacatttatacatttttatttgaagctGCGTGTACTTTACTTTAATTTCTATGTCCAAAAGTGCACACTATCACACGACTCATACTGAGTAAGGCGGAgtatgcagggttcccactctttccagagatcattttcaagagatcattttccagagatcattttcaagAGATCactttccagagatcattttcaagagatcattttccagagatcattttccagagatcattttcaagagatcattttccagagatcattttccagagatcattttcaagagatcattttccagagatcactttccagagatcattttcaagAGATCactttccagagatcattttcaagagatcattttccagagatcactttccagagatcattttccaggacatcaTCAGTGAAGGTTTGAACTCTCTCAGTGATTTAAAtaagtttaaactgtcttcctgcgtgggGATGTCTGTTGtgatcagtgatgtctacaacgtgcagtttctgtgtcgctccctttgttctgtttgttttcatgatcaGGAGTTTGAGctcctactagctacagtaAGGTatctgagctctcagcctgcagggaaagttgtgaggcacagacccccgagctct
This genomic interval from Notolabrus celidotus isolate fNotCel1 chromosome 4, fNotCel1.pri, whole genome shotgun sequence contains the following:
- the LOC117811386 gene encoding CSC1-like protein 2 isoform X2, with product MHRVLIITMAVWVAQGCPDSESCPTQPPLRPGNTSQELCYSARIRSTVLQGLPFGGVPTVLALDFMCFLMLLFVFSFLRKVAWDYGRLALVTDADRMDQRYSRLDDREYVASALTTETPERYERLTSVSSSVEFDQRDTGFCSWLTAIFRIKDEEIREKCGEDAVHYLSFQRHIIGLLVVVGVLSVGIIMPVNFSGNLLENNAYSFGRTTIANLDSADPLLWLHTTFAFLYLLLTVYSMRRHTSKMHYKEDDLVKRTLFVNGISKYAEEAEIKQHFEQAYENCVVLEARICYNVARLMYLNSERKKTERSKKFFLDLQAKEHITTMVNPKPCGHLCCCIIKGCEQEEAVGYYTKLEAQLKDDYRKEREKVNRKPLGMAFVTFQNEAITAIILKDYNACKFQGCQCRREPKSSQFSAKLHTHNWTVSYAPDPHNVYWEHLSVGGVSWWLRCLIINIILFLLLFFLTTPAIIISTMDKFNVTKPVEYLNNPIITQFFPTLLLWSFSALLPTIVYYSAFFEAHWTRSGENRTTMHKCYTFLIFMVLLLPSLGLSSLDLFFRWLFDKSFLELATVRFQCVFLPDNGAFFVNYVIASAFIGNAMDLLRIPGLLMYMIRLLLARSAAERRNVKRHQAYEFQFGSAYAWMMCVFTVVMTYSITCPIIVPFGLMYMLLKHLADRYNMYYAYLPTKLDKKIHSGAVNQVVAAPILCLFWLLFFLTVRSGFKGATAVFTLIVLILTIIICLSHVCFGHFKYLSAHNYKIDNQVDGIENGQAVCNFASGSAAQSYIAQQSYIAQVLQEPTLEEGGSGSGEDDGQGSSQDEEILNVENSMNEGFQSGEDSLIDHEVRN
- the LOC117811386 gene encoding CSC1-like protein 2 isoform X4, encoding MHRVLIITMAVWVAQGCPDSESCPTQPPLRPGNTSQELCYSARIRSTVLQGLPFGGVPTVLALDFMCFLMLLFVFSFLRKVAWDYGRLALVTDADSVASALTTETPERYERLTSVSSSVEFDQRDTGFCSWLTAIFRIKDEEIREKCGEDAVHYLSFQRHIIGLLVVVGVLSVGIIMPVNFSGNLLENNAYSFGRTTIANLDSADPLLWLHTTFAFLYLLLTVYSMRRHTSKMHYKEDDLVKRTLFVNGISKYAEEAEIKQHFEQAYENCVVLEARICYNVARLMYLNSERKKTERSKKFFLDLQAKEHITTMVNPKPCGHLCCCIIKGCEQEEAVGYYTKLEAQLKDDYRKEREKVNRKPLGMAFVTFQNEAITAIILKDYNACKFQGCQCRREPKSSQFSAKLHTHNWTVSYAPDPHNVYWEHLSVGGVSWWLRCLIINIILFLLLFFLTTPAIIISTMDKFNVTKPVEYLNNPIITQFFPTLLLWSFSALLPTIVYYSAFFEAHWTRSGENRTTMHKCYTFLIFMVLLLPSLGLSSLDLFFRWLFDKSFLELATVRFQCVFLPDNGAFFVNYVIASAFIGNAMDLLRIPGLLMYMIRLLLARSAAERRNVKRHQAYEFQFGSAYAWMMCVFTVVMTYSITCPIIVPFGLMYMLLKHLADRYNMYYAYLPTKLDKKIHSGAVNQVVAAPILCLFWLLFFLTVRSGFKGATAVFTLIVLILTIIICLSHVCFGHFKYLSAHNYKIDNQVDGIENGQAVCNFASGSAAQSYIAQQSYIAQVLQEPTLEEGGSGSGEDDGQGSSQDEEILNVENSMNEGFQSGEDSLIDHEVRN
- the LOC117811386 gene encoding CSC1-like protein 2 isoform X5, translating into MHRVLIITMAVWVAQGCPDSESCPTQPPLRPGNTSQELCYSARIRSTVLQGLPFGGVPTVLALDFMCFLMLLFVFSFLRKVAWDYGRLALVTDADSVASALTTETPERYERLTSVSSSVEFDQRDTGFCSWLTAIFRIKDEEIREKCGEDAVHYLSFQRHIIGLLVVVGVLSVGIIMPVNFSGNLLENNAYSFGRTTIANLDSADPLLWLHTTFAFLYLLLTVYSMRRHTSKMHYKEDDLVKRTLFVNGISKYAEEAEIKQHFEQAYENCVVLEARICYNVARLMYLNSERKKTERSKKFFLDLQAKEHITTMVNPKPCGHLCCCIIKGCEQEEAVGYYTKLEAQLKDDYRKEREKVNRKPLGMAFVTFQNEAITAIILKDYNACKFQGCQCRREPKSSQFSAKLHTHNWTVSYAPDPHNVYWEHLSVGGVSWWLRCLIINIILFLLLFFLTTPAIIISTMDKFNVTKPVEYLNNPIITQFFPTLLLWSFSALLPTIVYYSAFFEAHWTRSGENRTTMHKCYTFLIFMVLLLPSLGLSSLDLFFRWLFDKSFLELATVRFQCVFLPDNGAFFVNYVIASAFIGNAMDLLRIPGLLMYMIRLLLARSAAERRNVKRHQAYEFQFGSAYAWMMCVFTVVMTYSITCPIIVPFGLMYMLLKHLADRYNMYYAYLPTKLDKKIHSGAVNQVVAAPILCLFWLLFFLTVRSGFKGATAVFTLIVLILTIIICLSHVCFGHFKYLSAHNYKIDNQVDGIENGQAVCNFASGSAAQSYIAQVLQEPTLEEGGSGSGEDDGQGSSQDEEILNVENSMNEGFQSGEDSLIDHEVRN
- the LOC117811386 gene encoding CSC1-like protein 2 isoform X3, producing MHRVLIITMAVWVAQGCPDSESCPTQPPLRPGNTSQELCYSARIRSTVLQGLPFGGVPTVLALDFMCFLMLLFVFSFLRKVAWDYGRLALVTDADRRMDQRYSRLDDREYVASALTTETPERYERLTSVSSSVEFDQRDTGFCSWLTAIFRIKDEEIREKCGEDAVHYLSFQRHIIGLLVVVGVLSVGIIMPVNFSGNLLENNAYSFGRTTIANLDSADPLLWLHTTFAFLYLLLTVYSMRRHTSKMHYKEDDLVKRTLFVNGISKYAEEAEIKQHFEQAYENCVVLEARICYNVARLMYLNSERKKTERSKKFFLDLQAKEHITTMVNPKPCGHLCCCIIKGCEQEEAVGYYTKLEAQLKDDYRKEREKVNRKPLGMAFVTFQNEAITAIILKDYNACKFQGCQCRREPKSSQFSAKLHTHNWTVSYAPDPHNVYWEHLSVGGVSWWLRCLIINIILFLLLFFLTTPAIIISTMDKFNVTKPVEYLNNPIITQFFPTLLLWSFSALLPTIVYYSAFFEAHWTRSGENRTTMHKCYTFLIFMVLLLPSLGLSSLDLFFRWLFDKSFLELATVRFQCVFLPDNGAFFVNYVIASAFIGNAMDLLRIPGLLMYMIRLLLARSAAERRNVKRHQAYEFQFGSAYAWMMCVFTVVMTYSITCPIIVPFGLMYMLLKHLADRYNMYYAYLPTKLDKKIHSGAVNQVVAAPILCLFWLLFFLTVRSGFKGATAVFTLIVLILTIIICLSHVCFGHFKYLSAHNYKIDNQVDGIENGQAVCNFASGSAAQSYIAQVLQEPTLEEGGSGSGEDDGQGSSQDEEILNVENSMNEGFQSGEDSLIDHEVRN
- the LOC117811386 gene encoding CSC1-like protein 2 isoform X1, which gives rise to MHRVLIITMAVWVAQGCPDSESCPTQPPLRPGNTSQELCYSARIRSTVLQGLPFGGVPTVLALDFMCFLMLLFVFSFLRKVAWDYGRLALVTDADRRMDQRYSRLDDREYVASALTTETPERYERLTSVSSSVEFDQRDTGFCSWLTAIFRIKDEEIREKCGEDAVHYLSFQRHIIGLLVVVGVLSVGIIMPVNFSGNLLENNAYSFGRTTIANLDSADPLLWLHTTFAFLYLLLTVYSMRRHTSKMHYKEDDLVKRTLFVNGISKYAEEAEIKQHFEQAYENCVVLEARICYNVARLMYLNSERKKTERSKKFFLDLQAKEHITTMVNPKPCGHLCCCIIKGCEQEEAVGYYTKLEAQLKDDYRKEREKVNRKPLGMAFVTFQNEAITAIILKDYNACKFQGCQCRREPKSSQFSAKLHTHNWTVSYAPDPHNVYWEHLSVGGVSWWLRCLIINIILFLLLFFLTTPAIIISTMDKFNVTKPVEYLNNPIITQFFPTLLLWSFSALLPTIVYYSAFFEAHWTRSGENRTTMHKCYTFLIFMVLLLPSLGLSSLDLFFRWLFDKSFLELATVRFQCVFLPDNGAFFVNYVIASAFIGNAMDLLRIPGLLMYMIRLLLARSAAERRNVKRHQAYEFQFGSAYAWMMCVFTVVMTYSITCPIIVPFGLMYMLLKHLADRYNMYYAYLPTKLDKKIHSGAVNQVVAAPILCLFWLLFFLTVRSGFKGATAVFTLIVLILTIIICLSHVCFGHFKYLSAHNYKIDNQVDGIENGQAVCNFASGSAAQSYIAQQSYIAQVLQEPTLEEGGSGSGEDDGQGSSQDEEILNVENSMNEGFQSGEDSLIDHEVRN